One Babesia bovis T2Bo chromosome 4 map unlocalized Chr4_1, whole genome shotgun sequence genomic window carries:
- a CDS encoding Bromodomain family protein: MDGDSNVQEEQPVNVPDVVDESRPSVDKSDSVLGDSAKTLNYRGELTIDQGEVERINNLILHANFRFVIYVNETAKQPPKKTRLDPSLSLNDSFGSSFESRTRKSLSTLQSLDSRDDDALTVSSYDLSEKRSLRKRKQRVRYYEEFAEDPVDGNYREVKQEKPQKTQKESLKKAGSIGGYDQRQVQQLYRAVPVLSRNLPKLPRNTWEYTAYRLLQQLKYLDSDKWFWYPVDPVADGVPTYSKVIKTPMDFYTIIERLHLRQYPNPFAFQCDVRQIFFNAFLFYPPDNRIWQAAEHLARAYEEKLGQTRYLHPDEFRELLSTGEDAMRSTLLDYNEATFNRKSKMASTSFSSMDDIDLSRPLEKRRAAQNNRHKHILDQFMYNDDDDDSFNELSSVASADEYMMPVDSIRANQRGNKRRGGNTKSSHGAKKSGVDGYDLSDSESRMRYVGNFIAPETGYVPPPPAPIPPGLQKAGGFERGLTPAQTRTLDINLSRLAPNQRKAALELIEDDLGILAEVFMNDTSFTFDPNLLSVDKQRRVFVYINQMAKRNLEDMQAALERNRRIKPVKPGTSERDNKATTQSNPSEMFDASSSSSSEISDVASNFLSSDDFFESSDEEHSGAHNGTAKSGVKDTSLPEYTPVDELKPEKVQLTRGIMGDHADFLDHVESPPANDDGTPGQQGKKTAWMEWKGQAIHHGTVAQQNGVKPRSVDEQIAESFDARI; the protein is encoded by the coding sequence ATGGACGGCGACTCAAATGTTCAGGAAGAGCAACCAGTGAATGTGCCTGACGTTGTCGACGAATCTCGACCGTCTGTGGACAAATCGGACAGTGTTCTTGGTGATTCGGCGAAGACGTTAAACTATCGTGGCGAGCTAACTATAGACCAAGGTGAAGTAGAGCGTATAAACAATTTGATCTTACATGCGAACTTTCGTTTTGTTATTTACGTCAATGAAACTGCCAAACAGCCACCCAAGAAGACCAGACTTGATCCGTCCTTGAGTTTAAATGACAGTTTTGGCAGCTCCTTTGAAAGTCGAACGCGTAAATCGTTATCGACACTGCAGTCATTAGACAGTCGTGATGATGATGCTTTAACGGTATCATCATATGACTTGTCAGAAAAGCGCTCGTTACGCAAGCGCAAGCAGCGTGTACGTTACTACGAAGAGTTTGCCGAGGACCCCGTGGATGGAAACTACCGTGAGGTCAAGCAGGAGAAACCACAAAAGACCCAAAAGGAATCGTTGAAGAAAGCAGGTAGCATAGGAGGGTACGATCAGCGCCAGGTACAACAGCTTTATCGCGCTGTACCCGTCTTAAGTCGTAACCTGCCAAAGCTGCCCAGGAACACATGGGAGTACACCGCATACCGTCTGTTGCAACAGTTGAAATACCTGGATAGCGACAAATGGTTCTGGTACCCTGTTGATCCCGTGGCCGACGGTGTTCCCACCTATTCCAAGGTTATTAAGACACCTATGGATTTCTACACTATAATCGAGCGGTTACACCTTAGGCAGTATCCTAATCCATTCGCATTCCAGTGTGATGTTAGGCAAATATTCTTCAATGCCTTTTTATTCTACCCTCCCGATAATCGCATATGGCAGGCTGCAGAGCATTTAGCCCGCGCTTACGAAGAAAAGCTAGGTCAAACTCGCTACCTTCATCCGGATGAATTCCGTGAACTTTTGTCTACCGGTGAGGATGCCATGCGTTCTACATTGCTCGATTACAATGAAGCCACGTTCAATCGCAAGAGCAAGATGGCTTCCACCTCATTCTCTAGTATGGATGATATAGACCTTAGCAGGCCACTTGAAAAGCGACGTGCAGCACAGAACAACCGCCACAAACACATTCTCGACCAGTTTATGTACAATGACGATGACGACGACAGCTTTAACGAGCTGTCGTCGGTAGCGTCTGCAGATGAGTATATGATGCCCGTGGACTCTATCCGCGCCAATCAACGCGGAAATAAGAGGAGGGGGGGTAATACCAAGTCATCACATGGTGCCAAAAAGTCTGGTGTGGATGGATACGATCTCAGCGACTCCGAATCGAGGATGCGCTACGTTGGCAACTTTATCGCACCCGAAACTGGTTACGTACCCCCTCCACCAGCGCCTATTCCACCCGGGTTGCAGAAGGCCGGTGGATTTGAGCGCGGGCTCACACCAGCACAAACACGTACATTGGATATCAACCTATCGCGGCTAGCCCCTAACCAGCGTAAGGCGGCACTGGAGCTTATTGAAGATGACCTTGGCATATTAGCCGAGGTGTTCATGAATGACACGTCGTTCACGTTTGACCCGAATTTACTCTCCGTGGACAAGCAACGCCGTGTGTTTGTTTATATCAACCAAATGGCTAAGCGCAACCTCGAGGACATGCAAGCAGCATTGGAGCGTAACCGTCGTATCAAGCCAGTGAAGCCTGGCACTAGTGAGCGTGATAATAAAGCGACCACACAGTCGAATCCCTCAGAGATGTTCGACGCTTCCAGCAGCAGCAGTTCCGAGATATCGGATGTGGCATCTAACTTCCTAAGCTCAGATGACTTCTTTGAGTCATCTGACGAGGAGCATTCAGGGGCCCATAATGGTACAGCTAAATCTGGTGTCAAGGATACATCATTACCGGAGTACACGCCAGTGGACGAGTTGAAGCCCGAAAAGGTACAACTGACTCGCGGTATCATGGGCGACCATGCTGATTTCCTAGATCACGTGGAGTCGCCTCCAGCTAATGATGACGGCACCCCTGGACAACAGGGCAAGAAGACCGCGTGGATGGAGTGGAAGGGCCAAGCTATACATCACGGTACGGTAGCGCAGCAGAACGGCGTGAAGCCACGCAGCGTCGATGAACAAATAGCTGAGTCCTTTGACGCTAGGATATAA
- a CDS encoding DEAD/DEAH box helicase family protein: MWLKLCAHYAVLVVLVDYSLQVNPISHIRCHGLADISHQYPLRGSNTYLCYLGSLPFYGPGRISVGIFAKKRFDQRVDGKQPPQAQHRNRYNKPQRHDAGLIHNTSVNDVYSDTEYATGRGFVKQHAHQKGKPRNQKKDSGYNSYDYITKKKLSGLVHGSLKSNRVADRWIVKEGGNAAHQNRVDTSKVPPIKSDPSFTGRSPVGHKGMNSQPTLAISMFNRRMAKDNQQLLRLSTEPVNPLLQRIAHSNQRKQKLRVSPLSEDRVASIHPRAKQSVEIVSSSTKATKLASTHPIESDKVNVVIPSGRTTPKSKQVSNAALPGTSNSHDLQDPREDPGYTKSLDFTGKEFNALELESPGMRSLRCDLSQGLTKRGGPLVDALNGKLDQLKSAGFDAIVDMNSLFSVSADVFADASHDETTPGQRSGFSSLGIVNKGLISAIAKHGISRATVTQSRYIPAIKDFLNTSSGEYEPVRSMVIHAPTGSGKTLAYLLPLLDRLLLRDIPLTNSDGTLIERDHIIRYLRALFTEEMLVLTPSIELSVQSHGVLKELWSTYDQMSETQESHVQSKPPTPLRSKAADIFRALGAKLLGRPVVESPSETHVNTVAPSVRLVSEIKPILLIGNANVSHQKRAIRDLRRRQQQLSSECTKAVDEFYNSLGKGGVSNASVPIEIRRVIGVMFVTPGRAHSLWKTHKLLDPKRVKYCVIDEYDGLLQLKRVVKSTSKELENSSVKAVLDAMLSGVKPSPRISALKVNTGKYVLCLSASRLDTVPECFGKLGEIVSGCKDIQNGQDIQLDQGDEDSVTDNSLPPNILHTMAVYSVPDAKLALLRKILQAHPYDKSALIFCDSNGTAQFLESYLGDKFPSSEITVLNCRQTKLERKRSFQTVIQSNLSGSIQFKGRSRKGGSRPVQSIVLSTQLNSRGIDFSGFTHVIHYDLPHDLTAYMHRSGRIGRVGNPGISISLVERKLLPVFSRVITRRLGTPIHNIETHSLVTMDVFPTDASFFRNADYWGRFYSNPKLKDFDWYGTLDDFLSSFNRCLYGKVPFDASNGYKHDPGNSVVINVGCGNSLLPFRLYDMGYTHVYNLDFCRSVLDEMRGKDHRNSMHWVDMDVSSSSYTAFGSDIATKFNDHSKIIIDKAFFDAYISVAEGESQTITRDRARCYIEATLSFMDRDDMFLIFSLAQDYVVVELVRNLLFKDYYVDIYPLYNANSKKAHMIQFLFGIYRKGPATAKRRQCLMSEMPHIPLDEFEIGALPKRISTAKGAVVLGSNLGQYSAGRRVTFDIYPKDLKTKVCFTAAVYDRLVADDVQIPTAAIIIPTGQEHYWQYASSEGNEELAQQAGAQRIIILWLKFSSSGDSASVPKGFVNPFDACFGDDVLMTYIQDNMGDILLRISLRGTKKVTILKAGESCAFRAPRKVASSIYAGDIVVHEILANDYTEPGLYHQVITRQMVFSCSPQTVQSEVRYYVNDDGTEVFLSNSPLSEYLTAMMLSTAFMPRGSGILSVLGSGSGSLPRCLRVIFPDYTVHAVDIDDMVTDIAKAHFGYSPDATVRILSGQPCTDHGPALVHISGDAMDYLDYVGDIDISCIMVDINNVLDDTGDSDFGKSTLMSPHPNFLDTAWLTMAASKLERTQGILVMNILTRSCAVLDSVLHRLSSVFTWVAVIKMPTDANKVAVCLNSDVADARERFGAYVSELSIKRVIGTSGLEVWSGELLSFFKTSA, from the exons ATGTGGCTTAAGCTCTGTGCGCATTACGCAGTTTTAGTAGTGCTGGTGGATTACTCACTACAAGTTAATCCAATATCACATATTCGTTGCCACGGTTTAGCAGACATTTCGCATCAGTATCCACTACGTGGAAGTAACACCTACCTATGTTATTTAGGCAGTCTTCCTTTTTATGGTCCTGGGCGCATTTCCGTGGGCATATTTGCAAAAAAGCGATTTGACCAGCGGGTAGATGGGAAACAACCACCTCAAGCTCAACATCGAAACCGATACAACAAACCACAACGCCATGATGCTGGTTTAATTCACAACACAAGTGTTAATGATGTTTATTCCGACACAGAATACGCTACAGGTCGTGGATTTGTGAAACAACACGCTCACCAGAAGGGTAAACCGCGCAACCAGAAAAAAGACTCTGGCTATAACTCTTATGATTATATAACCAAAAAGAAGCTTTCCGGGCTTGTACATGGGTCTTTGAAATCGAATCGCGTGGCTGATAGATGGATAGTTAAAGAGGGCGGCAATGCTGCTCATCAAAACCGTGTTGACACTTCCAAAGTGCCGCCCATTAAATCGGATCCAAGCTTCACGGGGAGATCACCAGTGGGACACAAGGGCATGAATTCGCAGCCAACATTGGCCATATCCATGTTCAACCGTAGGATGGCCAAGGACAACCAGCAGCTTCTGAGGTTGTCCACAGAGCCAGTGAACCCACTACTCCAACGCATTGCCCACAGTAACCAGCGTAAGCAGAAATTACGTGTATCTCCTCTTTCTGAGGATAGGGTCGCTTCGATCCACCCAAGGGCAAAGCAATCGGTTGAGATTGTTAGTTCGAGCACTAAGGCTACAAAACTCGCTTCCACGCATCCTATAGAGTCGGACAAAGTAAACGTTGTAATACCTTCTGGTAGGACAACACCTAAATCCAAGCAGGTGTCTAATGCTGCATTGCCGGGGACATCAAACTCTCACGATCTGCAGGATCCTAGGGAAGATCCTGGCTATACTAAATCTTTGGACTTCACTGGCAAGGAGTTTAATGCATTAGAGCTAGAATCACCGGGTATGCGTTCACTTCGATGTGATCTTAGTCAGGGATTAACGAAGCGGGGTGGTCCTTTGGTCGATGCTCTGAATGGCAAGCTTGATCAGCTAAAGTCTGCTGGCTTTGATGCCATTGTTGACATGAATTCATTATTTTCCGTTAGCGCTGATGTATTTGCTGATGCTAGCCATGATGAGACAACTCCTGGACAAAGGTCTGGCTTTTCTTCTTTGGGTATTGTCAACAAGGGGCTAATATCTGCTATTGCGAAGCACGGCATATCAAGGGCAACCGTTACTCAGAGCCGTTACATTCCTGCTATAAAGGATTTCTTAAACACTTCATCGGGTGAATATGAGCCTGTCCGTTCTATGGTCATCCATGCGCCAACCGGTTCTGGTAAAACCTTGGCATACTTGTTACCTTTGCTGGACCGGTTACTTCTACGTGACATACCGCTCACTAATAGTGATGGCACTCTAATAGAGCGTGATCATATAATACGCTATTTACGGGCTCTATTTACTGAAGAGATGCTGGTACTTACACCATCTATAGAGTTATCGGTACAGAGCCACGGGGTCTTAAAGGAATTGTGGAGCACGTACGACCAAATGTCAGAGACTCAGGAATCTCATGTACAATCAAAACCACCAACACCATTACGTTCCAAGGCTGCTGATATATTTCGCGCTTTGGGCGCTAAATTACTGGGCCGCCCTGTTGTAGAAAGCCCATCTGAAACCCATGTTAACACTGTGGCACCAAGTGTTCGTTTGGTATCTGAGATCAAGCCAATTTTATTAATTGGTAATGCCAACGTATCTCACCAGAAGCGGGCTATAAGGGATCTCCGTCGGCGGCAGCAACAGCTGTCTAGTGAATGTACTAAAGCTGTTGATGAATTCTACAACTCGCTAGGAAAAGGTGGTGTTAGTAATGCCTCTGTGCCTATAGAAATACGTCGGGTTATTGGCGTCATGTTCGTTACTCCCGGGCGTGCTCATTCTCTGTGGAAAACCCATAAGTTATTGGACCCGAAACGCGTTAAGTACTGTGTTATTGACGAATATGATGGACTGTTACAACTCAAGCGAGTTGTTAAGAGTACTTCTAAAGAGCTTGAGAACTCTAGTGTAAAGGCTGTTTTGGACGCTATGTTGAGTGGCGTTAAGCCCTCACCCAGGATCAGTGCCCTAAAGGTCAACACTGGCAAATATGTCTTATGCCTTTCGGCATCTAGGCTCGATACTGTACCAGAATGCTTTGGTAAACTGGGCGAGATAGTTTCTGGGTGTaaagatatacaaaatggtCAGGACATACAACTTGATCAAGGTGATGAGGATAGTGTCACCGATAATAGCCTTCCACCTAACATCTTGCATACCATGGCTGTCTATAGCGTTCCTGATGCCAAATTGGCGTTACTGCGCAAGATTCTACAGGCACATCCATATGACAAGTCTGCACTCATCTTCTGCGATTCCAAT GGCACCGCACAATTCTTGGAATCCTACCTTGGTGATAAGTTCCCTAGCAGTGAAATAACTGTGTTGAACTGTCGCCAGACAAAGCTTGAACGCAAGCGTTCGTTTCAAACGGTGATTCAATCGAATCTATCTGGCTCCATACAATTTAAAGGTCGCTCTCGTAAAGGAGGCAGCAGACCTGTGCAGAGCATAGTGTTATCAACGCAGTTGAACTCCCGCGGCATTGATTTCAGTGGTTTCACTCATGTGATCCACTACGATCTCCCACATG ATTTGACGGCGTATATGCATCGAAGTGGCCGCATAGGTCGAGTTGGCAACCCGGGGATATCAATTTCACTGGTTGAGCGTAAGCTTCTTCCGGTATTTTCCCGTGTAATAACTAGACGTTTGGGCACTCCTATCCACAATATAGAG ACCCATTCCTTAGTGACCATGGATGTATTTCCCACTGATGCTTCATTCTTCCGCAATGCTGACTATTGGGGTAGATTTTACAGTAACCCTAAGTTGAAGGATTTTGATTGGTATGGCACCTTGGATGACTTTCTATCCAGTTTTAATCGGTGCTTATACGGTAAGGTACCCTTCGATGCATCCAATGGGTATAAACACGACCCTGGGAACTCAGTAGTTATTAACGTTGGTTGTGGCAACTCTTTGTTGCCCTTTAGACTATATGATATGGGTTACACTCATGTTTATAATTTGGATTTTTGTAGATCCGTTTTGGATGAGATGCGTGGCAAAGACCATCGCAATTCTATGCACTGGGTTGACATGGATGTATCCAGTTCAAGTTACACTGCATTTGGTAGTGACATAGCTACTAAGTTCAATGACCATTCTAAGATCATTATAGACAAGGCGTTTTTTGACGCTTACATATCGGTTGCTGAGGGCGAGTCACAGACTATCACGCGTGATCGCGCTCGTTGTTACATTGAGGCTACGTTATCATTTATGGACCGTGATGACATGTTTCTTATATTTTCATTAGCTCAGGATTACGTCGTGGTTGAGCTTGTTCGTAATCTATTGTTCAAGGATTATTACGTGGATATCTATCCTTTATACAATGCTAATTCAAAGAAAGCTCACATGATCCAGTTTctatttggtatatatcgCAAGGGTCCTGCTACAGCTAAACGTCGTCAATGTCTCATGTCTGAGATGCCTCATATCCCTCTTGATGAATTTGAGATTGGCGCACTGCCTAAACGTATAAGTACTGCCAAGGGCGCGGTAGTTTTAGGATCCAATTTGGGTCAGTACAGTGCTGGCAGGCGTGTGACATTCGACATTTATCCCAAGGACCTGAAAACAAAAGTTTGTTTCACTGCGGCGGTGTACGATCGCTTGGTGGCGGACGATGTACAGATACCCACTGCGGCCATCATAATTCCCACTGGGCAGGAGCACTATTGGCAGTATGCCAGCTCTGAAGGCAATGAAGAGCTGGCGCAGCAGGCTGGCGCGCAGCGCATTATAATACTTTGGCTGAAGTTTAGCAGTTCTGGCGATAGCGCCTCTGTTCCTAAAGGCTTTGTCAATCCTTTTGACGCTTGTTTCGGTGACGACGTCCTGATGACGTACATACAGGACAACATGGGTGATATACTACTACGGATATCACTACGTGGCACCAAGAAGGTTACTATTCTTAAGGCCGGTGAATCGTGTGCGTTTCGTGCACCTCGTAAGGTCGCTTCGTCGATATACGCCGGTGACATTGTGGTTCACGAGATTCTTGCGAATGATTATACAGAACCGGGGTTATATCACCAGGTGATAACTAGGCAAATGGTATTTTCATGCAGTCCACAGACCGTGCAGTCCGAGGTGCGGTACTATGTTAACGATGACGGCACAGAGGTGTTTTTATCGAATAGCCCTCTTAGTGAGTACTTAACCGCCATGATGCTTTCCACAGCGTTCATGCCACGAGGATCGGGGATCCTATCAGTGCTTGGCAGTGGTTCCGGCAGCCTGCCTCGGTGTTTACGTGTGATCTTTCCCGATTACACTGTTCACGCGGTTGACATAGATGATATGGTAACTGATATTGCAAAGGCACACTTTGGATACTCTCCCGATGCTACGGTACGCATTTTATCTGGTCAACCTTGCACGGACCATGGTCCTGCTCTAGTTCACATTTCGGGTGACGCTATGGACTACCTCGATTACGTAGGCGACATAGATATATCGTGTATAATGGTGGACATCAACAATGTACTGGATGATACGGGTGACTCTGACTTTGGCAAGTCTACACTAATGTCACCTCACCCTAACTTCCTGGACACGGCATGGCTCACCATGGCAGCGTCAAAGCTTGAGCGTACGCAGGGGATATTGGTTATGAACATCCTTACGAGGTCGTGCGCCGTGTTGGACAGCGTTCTACATAGGCTATCATCGGTGTTCACGTGGGTAGCGGTTATCAAAATGCCAACG GACGCTAACAAAGTGGCCGTATGCCTAAACAGTGACGTTGCGGATGCCCGGGAACGCTTTGGCGCATAT GTTTCTGAGCTTTCTATCAAGCGTGTTATAGGCACATCTGGGCTAGAGGTGTGGTCTGGCGAGTTACtttcattttttaaaaCTTCTGCCTAA
- a CDS encoding putative integral membrane protein yields MKMPDDGAWKDTGGLGANSEEVSHDDVSPDAASSATGITYFDVEDLDENEKNLVLFMCLCSYLDWQDRFADAYKELLIQRSLETGSKDPPSKDALYTIMREAMVQQRRFMRSGEPFDDDDVSVASDDIERPSFLRILLRDYNLEMYVKIMLLSFLLKMPAYSYIIVTTCYCLYVLIAISIVRISRLPLFNWWITRKIINGCLYTYRTTGRVISYVRGFVAPGDTDIAGNVDTPVTDTSNDLPNQVEVSEPREATAVQRPSRFAKAMYQVLGAYFFSIMPWWEPNPLYIEEAT; encoded by the coding sequence ATGAAAATGCCAGATGATGGCGCTTGGAAAGATACAGGTGGCTTAGGGGCCAATTCAGAGGAGGTAAGCCATGATGACGTTTCCCCGGACGCCGCGTCCTCTGCCACCGGCATCACCTACTTTGACGTGGAAGACTTAGATGAGAATGAAAAGAATCTGGTATTATTTATGTGTCTTTGTTCATATTTGGACTGGCAGGATCGCTTTGCCGATGCCTACAAGGAACTCCTGATACAAAGGTCCTTAGAAACGGGATCCAAGGACCCACCAAGTAAGGATGCTCTATATACCATTATGCGGGAGGCAATGGTGCAACAGAGGCGTTTCATGCGCTCGGGTGAGCCTTTtgacgatgatgatgtGAGTGTTGCCTCTGATGATATTGAGAGGCCATCATTTCTCCGTATTCTTTTGCGTGATTACAACTTGGAGATGTATGTAAAGATAATGCTGCTATCATTTCTTTTGAAGATGCCTGCTTACAGTTACATTATTGTCACGACTTGCTACTGTTTGTATGTATTGATAGCAATTAGCATCGTTAGGATCTCCAGGCTACCTTTGTTTAATTGGTGGATCACGAGAAAAATCATCAATGGGTGCCTCTACACTTATCGCACAACTGGTCGCGTAATATCGTACGTCCGTGGCTTTGTAGCCCCTGGGGACACTGACATCGCTGGTAACGTCGATACCCCTGTTACCGATACGTCTAACGACTTGCCGAATCAAGTAGAGGTTTCGGAGCCTCGCGAAGCCACTGCTGTCCAGCGCCCATCGAGGTTTGCTAAGGCCATGTACCAAGTTTTGGGGGCATATTTTTTCAGCATTATGCCTTGGTGGGAACCCAATCCCCTATACATCGAGGAAGCGACATAA
- a CDS encoding putative Succinate dehydrogenase [ubiquinone] iron-sulfur subunit 1 mitochondrial, whose translation MSVCNYGLIRRCARRLSANGVTFSVFRYSPESGKRPRMQSYKVDTAACGPMILDALIKIKNEQDSTLSFRRSCREGICGSCAMNVNGENCLACLRSIESCTNQGNSVEIQPLPGMYVLRDLVADMTNFYEQYRTVQPWLKRKTPKSGEAEFLQSREDRALLDGMYECILCACCTTSCPSYWWNPEHYIGPAALMQAYRWIEDSRDEYTVERMVDVNDSMKLYRCHGILNCTRACPKGLDPAKAISKLKAKVEASADDTWRSIAASEYAKNNQTPLGGGDKQ comes from the exons ATGTCAGTTTGCAATTATGGTTTAATAAGGCGTTGCGCCAGGCGCCTTTCTGCGAATGGCGTTACCTTTTCTGTTTTTAGGTACTCGCCTGAGAGTGGAAAGCGTCCTCGTATGCAAAGTTATAAAGTGGACACCGCTGCTTGTGGTCCTATGATATTGGATGCGCTTATAAAGATTAAGAATGAGCAG GATAGCACACTATCTTTCCGTAGAAGCTGCAGGGAAGGTATTTGCGGCAGCTGTGCGATGAACGTTAACGGTGAAAACTGTTTAGCATGTCTCCGTTCAATTGAATCGTGTACAAACCAGGGTAATTCTGTGGAAATACAGCCATTGCCTGGTATGTACGTCTTACGTGATCTTGTAGCGGACATGACTAATTTTTATGAGCAGTACCGTACAGTTCAGCCATGGCTTAAGCGAAAGACTCCTAAG TCCGGTGAAGCCGAATTTCTGCAATCCAGGGAGGATCGTGCTCTTCTTGACGGCATGTATGAG TGTATTTTATGTGCTTGCTGTACTACATCGTGCCCGTCATATTGGTGGAACCCGGAGCATTACATTGGTCCTGCTGCGCTTATGCAGGCATATCGTTGGATAGAGGACAGTCGTGATGAGTACACCGTCGAGCGTATGGTTGATGTGAATGACAGCATGAAGCTTTACCGGTGCCACGGCATTCTCAACTGTACTCGGGCTTGCCCCAAGGGTCTTGACCCCGCTAAGGCTATAAGCAAGCTAAAGGCCAAGGTCGAGGCTTCAGCTGATGACA CGTGGCGTTCAATTGCGGCATCGGAGTACGCCAAGAACAACCAGACACCGCTAGGCGGTGGTGACAAACAATAA
- a CDS encoding RF-1 domain family protein: protein MILSKCFIYILIFCIRLGYGYLFSVCRTRFSGFLHSRTYQVLNTLSNGYCSVIDDHLGLGLGCNHRYKGDYIFAIRSLSPSEESLGASSSVGGSGFTGDDTLSELRRILRERHGSEYPLREYYIKGTGPGGQKVNKSSNCVQLIRYSPALGVNIVVKCHKHRSLLDNRIEATRILLRRLDQAVTAQSRALRQAEEKSKRRILKLTAAEKARKKFEKQLRSEKKSIRRRWKAEEEY from the coding sequence atgATACTATCGAAGtgttttatttatatactgATCTTTTGTATAAGATTAGGTTATGGTTATTTATTTTCTGTTTGCCGTACTAGATTTTCAGGATTCTTACATTCACGTACGTACCAAGTTCTGAATACGTTGAGTAACGGATATTGTAGCGTTATAGATGATCATTTAGGGTTGGGACTTGGATGTAATCATAGGTATAAAGGTGATTACATTTTTGCCATTCGAAGTTTGTCACCCTCTGAGGAGAGTTTAGGGGCCTCTTCTTCTGTTGGAGGTTCAGGTTTTACTGGAGATGACACCTTGTCGGAGTTACGTCGTATACTTCGGGAGAGGCACGGGTCTGAATACCCGTTGCGTGAGTACTACATCAAGGGTACCGGTCCTGGTGGTCAGAAGGTCAACAAATCCAGCAACTGCGTGCAGCTGATTCGTTATTCACCGGCTTTGGGTGTAAATATTGTGGTCAAGTGTCACAAGCACAGGTCATTGTTGGACAACCGTATAGAGGCCACTCGTATTCTGTTGCGCCGTCTTGACCAGGCTGTTACTGCTCAGTCACGTGCTTTACGCCAGGCTGAAGAGAAATCTAAGCGTCGCATTCTTAAGTTGACTGCTGCTGAGAAGGCTCGTAAGAAGTTTGAGAAGCAGTTACGTTCTGAGAAGAAGTCAATTCGTCGTCGTTGGAAGGCTGAAGAGGAATACTAA
- a CDS encoding p21-C-terminal region-binding family protein: MENNNEELQERTSKKQKTDREENEEDSDGSVQAEFFFNDPTEKDRDGILTIIQGCLKKVPWEPPSGSNDSTYGILATLITEQSNLGTVVKSDDKDDPYVLSVLSILNLKQYQQLESLGQSFIAMAKQVGSENDIQTMQKLITGERSQIGFLINERMGNIPIQLIGNLHKCVYDDLQWSLENTIDDNERKYYHFTHLMGIARVYTENPTMMTKENTVYVKPEERFYCEESILDLVWHTGESNKVDFYGKDNNTKPIKSKVIPEAMVLYCLPIKKFKFVVQKIAKTFVDV; encoded by the exons ATGGAGAATAACAACGAAGAATTACAAGAAAGAACAAGTAAAAAACAGAAAACTGATCGAGAAGAAAACGAAGAG GATTCTGACGGCTCAGTACAAGCGGAGTTCTTCTTCAATGATCCTACGGAAAAAGATCGAGATGGCATACTAACTATAATACAAGGGTGCCTCAAGAAAGTGCCATGGGAACCACCTAGCGGTAGTAACGATTCCACATACGGAATACTAGCAACGTTGATCACAGAACAAAGTAATCTAGGGACAGTTGTCAAATCTGATGATAAAGATGATCCATACGTACTCTCGGTGCTCTCCATACTCAACCTCAAGCAGTATCAACAACTGGAGTCACTGGGACAAAGCTTCATCGCAATGGCAAAACAAGTAGGATcagaaaatgatatacaaacTATGCAAAAACTAATTACAGGAGAAAGAAGCCAAATCGGCTTTCTAATCAATGAGAGAATGGGCAACATACCAATACAACTCATTGGGAACCTACATAAATGCGTTTATGATGACTTACAATGGTCACTGGAAAATACAATTGACGACAATGAAAGGAAATACTACCACTTTACGCACCTGATGGGAATAGCACGGGTGTATACCGAAAATCCAACAATGATGACAAAAGAAAACACTGTTTACGTAAAACCAGAAGAACGATTCTACTGCGAAGAATCTATACTTGATTTAGTATGGCACACAGGAGAATCAAATAAAGTAGACTTCTACGGAAAAGACAACAATACTAAACCCATAAAGTCGAAAGTAATACCGGAAGCCATGGTGTTATACTGTCTACCAATCAAGAAGTTCAAGTTTGTTGTACAGAAAATTGCAAAAACTTTTGTCGATGTCTAG